A window from Lates calcarifer isolate ASB-BC8 linkage group LG7_2, TLL_Latcal_v3, whole genome shotgun sequence encodes these proteins:
- the LOC108873038 gene encoding cyclic AMP-responsive element-binding protein 1 translates to MTMEAGADTQQSGETAVSESEAQHITLAQASIAAGQVSSSSPTVTLVQLPNGQTVQVHGVIQAAQPSVIQSPQVQTVQISTVAESEDSQESVDSVTDSQKRREILSRRPSYRKILNDLSSDVPAVPRIEEEKSEDDSAPAITTVTMPTPIYQTSSGQYIAITQGGAIQLANNGTDGVQGLQTLTMANAAAAQPGATILQYAQTSDGQQILVPSNQVVVQAASGDVQAYQIRTAPTSTISPGVVMATSPALGTAGATEEVTRKREVRLMKNREAARECRRKKKEYVKCLENRVAVLENQNKTLIEELKALKDLYCHKSE, encoded by the exons atgaCCATGGAGGCTggtgcagacacacagcaaaGTGGTGAAACAGCTGTCTCAGAGTCTGAGGCCCAGCACATTACCCTGGCTCAG GCATCCATAGCTGCAGGCCAGGTGTCGTCCAGTAGTCCAACAGTGACTCTTGTGCAGTTGCCCAACGGTCAGACAGTCCAAGTGCACGGGGTGATCCAAGCTGCACAGCCCTCTGTCATCCAGTCCCCACAAGTCCAGACAGTACAG ATTTCGACTGTTGCTGAGAGTGAGGACTCTCAGGAGTCTGTTGACAGCGTGACAGATTctcagaagaggagagagatccTGTCCAGACGACCTTCTTACAG GAAGATTCTGAATGACTTATCTTCAGATGTGCCGGCAGTGCCTCGAATTGAGGAAGAGAAGTCAGAGGATGACTCAGCCCCTGCCATCACAACAGTCACCATGCCCACTCCCATCTATCAGACCAGCAGTGGCCAGTACA TTGCCATTACCCAGGGTGGGGCCATCCAGCTGGCTAATAACGGCACAGATGGAGTGCAGGGTCTCCAGACGCTGACCATGGCCAATGCTGCTGCAGCCCAGCCCGGTGCCACCATCCTGCAATACGCCCAGACCAGCGATGGGCAGCAAATCCTAGTGCCCAGCAACCAAGTGGTTGTACAAG CTGCCTCTGGTGATGTCCAGGCCTATCAGATCCGCACAGCCCCCACCAGCACCATCTCTCCTGGGGTGGTCATGGCGACTTCACCCGCTCTGGGCACAGCAGGAGCCACAGAGGAGGTCACACGTAAAAGGGAGGTCCGACTTATGAAAAACAG AGAGGCAGCCCGCGAATGTCGCAGAAAGAAGAAGGAGTACGTCAAGTGTCTGGAGAACCGCGTGGCCGTGCTGGAGAACCAGAACAAAACCCTCATTGAGGAACTCAAAGCCCTCAAAGACTTGTACTGCCACAAATCTGAGTAG
- the LOC108873042 gene encoding cyclin-Y-like protein 1 — translation MGGSVSCCISPGESPKIHRREVELEECPITTTEDVSEDTGTYLQHISDRELPDELAQEANPSDHPRASTLFLNKSQTDVREKRKSNYLNHMSPGLLTKKYSSCSTIFIDDSTVSQPNLKSTIKCVALAIYYHIKNRDSNRSLDIFDEKKHPLSREKVPDDYSVVDPEHKLIYRFIRTLFSSAQLTAECAIVTLVYLERLLTYAEMDICPCNWKRIVLGAILLASKVWDDQAVWNVDYCQILKDITVEDMNEMERHFLELLQFNINVPASVYAKYYFDLRSLADDNNLSFPLEPLSNKRAQKLEAISRLCEDKYKDLSKSAMRRSVSADNLVGVKNAQAVLS, via the exons ATGGGAGGTTCGGTGTCTTGCTGCATCTCTCCCGGAGAGAGTCCCAAGATCCACAGGAgagaggtggagctggaggagtgTCCCATCACCACCACCGAGGACGTGAGTGAAGACACTGGGACCTACCTGCAGCACATCAGCGACAGGGAGCTCCCAGACG AACTAGCCCAGGAGGCCAACCCATCAGACCACCCCAGAGCCAGCACCCTCTTCCTCAACAAGTCACAGACAGACG TGCgtgagaaaaggaaaagcaacTACCTGAATCAT ATGTCCCCAGGGCTCCTGACGAAAAAGTACAGCTCCTGCTCAACAATATTCATTGACGATAGCACAGTCAGCCAGCCAAATCTCAAGAGCACGATCAAATG CGTCGCATTGGCCATATACTATCATATAAAAAACAG AGATTCAAACCGCTCGCTGGATATATTCGATGAGAAGAAGCACCCTCTATCG agagaaaaggttcCAGATGACTACTCTGTGGTCGACCCGGAACACAAGCTCATCTACCGCTTCATAAGGACGCTCTTCAGCTCTGCGCAGCTCACTGCAGAGTGCGCAATTGTCACCCTG gtgtACCTAGAAAGGCTGCTGACTTACGCTGAGATGGACATCTGTCCTTGTAACTGGAAGCGTATTGTTCTCGGTGCCATCCTGCTGGCTTCTAAAGTCTGGGACGACCAGGCTGTGTGGAACGTCGACTACTGCCAGATCCTCAAAGATATCACCGTGGAGGACAT GAATGAGATGGAGCGTCACTTCCTAGAGCTGCTTCAGTTCAACATCAATGTCCCAGCCAGCGTCTATGCCAAGTATTACTTTGACCTGCGCTCACTAGCTGACGACAACAACCTCAGTTTCCCGCTTGAGCCGCTCAGCAACAAGCGTGCCCAGAAACTGGAG GCAATCTCCAGGCTGTGTGAGGACAAGTACAAGGACCTGAGTAAATCCGCTATGAGGCGGTCTGTCAGTGCAGACAACCTGGTTGGCGTCAAGAACGCCCAGGCTGTGCTGTCTTAA
- the mettl21a gene encoding protein N-lysine methyltransferase METTL21A produces MVKLFHSMALVPYVENSLPALSKLHNSSAEFYFAKHNLRLSQDWKKLGVAAVVWDAAVVMCMYLELGKVELEGKVAIELGAGTGLVGIVAALLGAKVTITDREPALDFLSANVKANLPPDSQGSATVSELTWGHHLELYPAGGFDLVLGADIVYLEDTFVPLLQTLEHLCSETSVVLLACKIRYERDTNFLSMLKQRFGVEEVYYEKQRDIHIYKAWKLPPRRDL; encoded by the exons ATGGTGAAGTTATTTCACAGTATGGCTCTCGTTCCGTATGTAGAGAATTCGTTACCTGCGCTTTCCAAACTCCACAATTCATCAGCAGAGTTTTATTTCGCCAAACATAACCTCCGTCTTTCCCAGGACTGGAAAAAGCTGGGGGTCGCAGCAGTTGTGTGGGATGCA gcaGTTGTCATGTGTATGTACCTGGAGCTGGGTAAGGTGGAGTTGGAAGGGAAGGTGGCGATTGAACTGGGAGCTGGAACTGGACTGGTGGGGATTGTGGCAGCCCTGCTGG GTGCCAAAGTGACCATCACTGACAGAGAGCCTGCCCTGGACTTCCTCTCTGCCAATGTGAAGGCCAACCTGCCCCCAGACTCCCAGGGATCAGCGACTGTGTCTGAGCTGACCTGGGGTCACCACCTTGAACTTTACCCAGCAGGAGGATTTGACCTGGTGCTGGGAGCGGACATTGTTTACCTGGAGGACACATTTGTGCCGCTGCTGCAGACTCTGGAGCACCTGTGCTCAGAGACCAGCGTTGTGTTACTGGCCTGTAAGATCCGCTACGAGCGAGATACAAACTTTCTGAGCATGCTCAAGCAGCGGTTTGGAGTTGAAGAGGTCTACTATGAGAAACAAAGGGACATCCATATATATAAAGCTTGGAAACTGCCACCAAGGAGGGACTTGTGA